A genomic region of Papaver somniferum cultivar HN1 chromosome 7, ASM357369v1, whole genome shotgun sequence contains the following coding sequences:
- the LOC113297362 gene encoding uncharacterized protein LOC113297362 — MVEKNSNCDKLYGEEYERDELLVEIILKTIGPARPSRIQVPSIIKVHHLRSLIAENRRLPIEQLKLILRGQILHNTKHGEDVQLHLKEGDPLIVAVKPIPPAKHIGDGFDDDDNEELIPTPQLTSWWKRRLFSFLNEKLKVPNIVLMAIFSINLKAWAVIILWFALAPLAYRWDLGPLYILGTGFAIILLNLGQRQHGDLSAYSIFNEDFRELPGTLNADRLDRDIRAGQF, encoded by the exons ATGGTGGAGAAGAATAGTAATTGTGATAAACTTTATGGAGAAGAATATGAAAGAGATGAGTTGTTAGTGGAAATAATTCTGAAAACAATAGGTCCTGCTCGTCCTTCTCGAATCCAAGTCCCATCGATCATCAAA GTCCACCATTTGAGAAGTTTGATTGCGGAGAATCGTCGTTTACCGATTGAACAGTTAAAGCTGATTTTGAGAGGCCAGATTCTGCACAACACAAAACATGGGGAGGATGTACAACTGCATCTGAAAGAAGGAG ATCCCCTCATAGTTGCTGTTAAACCAATTCCTCCTGCTAAGCACATTGGAGATGGCTTTGATGATGACGATAATGAAGAACTG ATACCAACTCCACAATTAACAAGTTGGTGGAAGAGAAGGCTGTTCTCCTTTCTAAACGAGAAATTGAAGGTGCCAA ATATTGTGTTGATGGCAATTTTTTCTATCAATCTAAAGGCCTGGGCTGTTATCATCTTATGGTTTGCATTGGCACCCCTTGCATATAGATGGGATCTAGGACCTTTATAT ATACTTGGGACTGGGTTTGCCATTATTCTCCTAAATCTTGGCCAAAGGCAACATGGTGATCTGAG TGCATATTCAATTTTCAACGAAGATTTTAGGGAGCTTCCTGGGACACTTAATGCTGATCGCCTTGACAGAGACATACGGGCAGGTCAATTTTGA